The Flavobacterium commune genome contains a region encoding:
- the nirD gene encoding nitrite reductase small subunit NirD → MENVLDQYETVALNDVKVWFNAGKTADFPADGGGCVKYKGKQIAVINFERRNEWYACQNVCPHKMEMVLSRGMIGSVEDTPKIACPIHKKTFSLKDGSNLSGDDLKIATYPVKIVEGEVLIGFID, encoded by the coding sequence ATGGAAAACGTACTAGACCAATATGAAACAGTTGCCCTAAATGATGTAAAAGTATGGTTCAATGCAGGAAAAACTGCTGATTTCCCAGCTGATGGTGGCGGATGCGTAAAATACAAAGGCAAACAAATTGCAGTAATCAATTTCGAAAGAAGAAACGAATGGTATGCCTGTCAAAATGTATGTCCTCATAAAATGGAAATGGTACTTTCAAGAGGTATGATCGGTTCTGTAGAAGACACTCCAAAAATTGCCTGTCCTATCCACAAAAAAACCTTCTCTTTGAAAGACGGAAGCAACTTAAGCGGTGACGATTTAAAAATTGCAACTTATCCGGTAAAAATTGTTGAAGGCGAAGTATTGATTGGGTTTATCGATTAA
- a CDS encoding DUF4202 domain-containing protein: MTTTPFQQASQWIDAENAQDPNIEIHESISFPKELLYSNRMYEKLMDFFPSASEEVQIAAKAQHICRWKIARESYPMDRVGYLKWREDLKKFHAKLTAEILEKAGYNPEFIARVSFLIEKKLLKKDQETQLLEDVICLVFLEHYLEPFVEKHDTEKLKNIILKTWNKMSDKGHQAALKINYSPANLQLIKDAIGL, translated from the coding sequence ATGACTACAACTCCATTCCAACAAGCAAGCCAATGGATTGATGCTGAAAATGCACAAGATCCTAATATAGAAATACACGAATCCATAAGTTTCCCTAAAGAACTATTATACTCTAATAGAATGTATGAGAAACTTATGGATTTTTTTCCTAGTGCTTCTGAAGAAGTACAAATTGCTGCTAAAGCACAGCATATCTGTCGCTGGAAAATCGCCCGTGAATCTTACCCAATGGATCGTGTGGGGTATTTAAAATGGCGAGAAGACCTGAAAAAATTTCACGCTAAACTTACTGCCGAAATCTTAGAAAAAGCAGGATACAACCCTGAATTTATTGCCAGAGTTTCTTTTTTAATCGAAAAAAAACTACTTAAAAAAGACCAGGAAACCCAATTACTGGAAGATGTAATCTGTTTGGTATTTTTAGAACATTATTTAGAACCTTTCGTCGAAAAACACGATACCGAAAAACTTAAAAACATCATTCTGAAAACTTGGAATAAAATGTCTGACAAAGGACATCAGGCGGCTTTAAAAATCAATTACAGCCCTGCTAATCTCCAACTAATTAAAGACGCTATCGGATTGTAA
- a CDS encoding sensor histidine kinase: MARETKALSEKLNFKKLKRLYIFALITIAITVLLSQLLIQHNIKSQLNDSRLINISGKQRMLSQKLAKEILILNSSSNKLNFNQEIAAVKKTLALWKFTHHALEKGNDSLKFPKEKSPEMIALYKDMQPNVAIIIKSTKKYLENSQILLKSPKDQQEVQTILDNIAIFLSKMNRIVEQYEHEALEKVTRQQNIEYLILSFTLLVLFLEFLFIFKPTNKKIELLISKLLTSEKRAIKLARDTEIISAIKENSVKELKSLNYAMENTLLYCRISPHGKIIHMGDKFAKLLQYNPSFDADKSFSKALTAVEKEQLDIDRIIADKQRSGWQGELKTTNRNGEPLWLDMSMIPVRIKKEELELLVICFNISIRKKAEIEIERLNRENTLEKINQHKIISSRIVENQENEQNRIAREIHDGIGQMLTGLKFSLESINLEDKEKSAQKIEYLKKLSLDIIKGVRTATFNLMPPELSDHGIVSSIAKLTLELTKLTGKNIQFYNKTEFDQRLDSLIEINIYRLTQEAINNAIKYAESSHIIVQLSHSNKILSITVDDNGKGFDVSSVEKKRNSESGMGLLFMKERVRYINGRAFINSIPGEGTRITFNIPI, from the coding sequence ATGGCAAGAGAAACCAAGGCGTTATCTGAAAAACTCAACTTCAAAAAATTAAAGCGACTGTACATTTTCGCCTTAATTACTATTGCTATTACGGTTCTTTTAAGCCAGCTACTCATTCAGCACAACATCAAAAGTCAGCTTAATGATTCGCGATTGATTAATATTTCCGGAAAACAACGAATGCTGAGTCAAAAATTAGCCAAAGAAATATTGATTTTAAATTCTTCTTCGAACAAATTAAATTTTAATCAGGAGATTGCTGCGGTAAAAAAAACATTAGCACTTTGGAAATTCACACATCATGCTTTAGAAAAAGGAAATGACAGCCTGAAATTCCCTAAAGAAAAAAGTCCCGAAATGATTGCGCTGTATAAAGACATGCAGCCTAATGTTGCAATCATAATTAAATCAACTAAAAAATATCTTGAGAACAGTCAAATTCTTTTAAAATCTCCTAAGGATCAGCAAGAAGTACAAACCATACTTGACAATATTGCTATCTTTCTTTCGAAGATGAACCGCATTGTAGAGCAATACGAACACGAGGCCTTAGAAAAAGTTACCCGACAACAAAATATAGAATACCTTATTTTAAGCTTTACACTACTGGTTTTATTTTTAGAATTTCTCTTTATTTTTAAACCTACTAATAAAAAAATCGAGCTTCTAATTTCTAAACTCCTAACTTCTGAGAAAAGAGCCATAAAACTGGCACGTGACACCGAAATTATTAGTGCTATCAAAGAAAATTCAGTGAAAGAATTAAAATCACTGAATTATGCCATGGAAAACACCTTGTTGTATTGCCGAATAAGTCCTCATGGAAAAATTATCCACATGGGAGATAAATTTGCTAAATTATTGCAATACAATCCCTCTTTTGATGCCGATAAAAGTTTCTCTAAAGCCTTAACAGCAGTAGAAAAAGAACAACTGGACATCGACCGGATTATTGCCGACAAACAACGAAGCGGCTGGCAAGGAGAATTAAAAACCACGAATCGAAACGGCGAACCACTTTGGCTGGATATGTCCATGATTCCTGTTCGAATTAAAAAAGAAGAATTAGAATTACTTGTCATTTGTTTTAATATCAGTATTCGAAAAAAAGCAGAAATCGAAATCGAACGATTGAATCGGGAAAATACGCTTGAAAAAATCAATCAGCATAAAATTATTTCGAGTCGAATAGTTGAAAATCAGGAAAACGAACAAAACCGAATTGCCAGGGAGATCCACGATGGTATCGGTCAAATGCTTACCGGTTTGAAATTTAGTCTGGAAAGTATCAATTTAGAAGACAAAGAAAAATCGGCTCAAAAAATCGAATACCTCAAAAAATTATCATTAGATATTATCAAAGGGGTTCGCACGGCAACTTTTAACCTGATGCCGCCGGAATTGAGCGATCATGGAATTGTTTCTTCGATTGCCAAACTGACTCTGGAACTCACAAAACTAACCGGGAAAAACATTCAGTTTTACAACAAAACCGAATTTGATCAACGTTTGGATTCCTTAATCGAAATCAATATTTACCGACTGACTCAGGAAGCCATCAACAATGCCATAAAATATGCTGAGTCTTCGCATATTATTGTCCAACTTTCGCACAGTAATAAAATACTAAGTATTACCGTGGATGATAACGGTAAGGGTTTTGATGTATCGTCTGTGGAAAAAAAGAGAAACAGCGAATCCGGAATGGGATTATTATTTATGAAAGAAAGAGTCCGATATATTAACGGAAGAGCTTTTATCAATTCGATTCCGGGAGAAGGAACCCGAATTACTTTTAATATTCCGATATAA